Proteins encoded by one window of Candidatus Desulfatibia profunda:
- a CDS encoding glycosyltransferase family 2 protein, which yields MDLSPLVINSQGKNSNPSNKHDVSNMVAVVVTHNRKNLLSKCIDAILNQTALCDIVVLDNASTDGTKEFFNDGDFIGDRRSFVHYLRLKENIGGAGGFHFGLKYAMLQRWEWFWLMDDDAVPEPDALENLLSRAEHEKTIYGSVAIGMESGKKRLCWPAEIRGRKKEQFIEYYDLLNDLNEVEGIPFLGFFIHRSIVRKIGLPNPDFFIYGDDKEYCERAKKNGVKLIIVKNSVIYHPLPDDDITFRFMHIKIIYRSLPSWKIYYNVRNKIFIGKKYYGRRLWLQTIPGILFRAFVSLIKEKKGLSLLHVYMIAFIDGFSDLPEKTFCDIRKMDNRSR from the coding sequence ATGGACCTGTCACCGTTAGTTATCAATTCACAAGGAAAAAATTCGAATCCGTCAAATAAGCACGACGTCTCCAACATGGTTGCCGTTGTGGTTACCCATAACCGCAAAAATCTTTTAAGCAAATGTATCGATGCCATTTTAAATCAAACGGCCCTCTGTGATATTGTTGTATTAGATAACGCTTCCACTGACGGGACAAAAGAATTTTTTAATGATGGTGACTTCATCGGCGATCGCCGGAGTTTTGTGCATTATCTGCGCCTCAAAGAAAATATAGGAGGGGCGGGAGGATTTCATTTTGGCCTTAAATATGCCATGTTGCAAAGATGGGAATGGTTTTGGCTGATGGATGATGATGCGGTGCCGGAACCAGATGCATTGGAAAATCTTTTGTCACGTGCCGAACACGAGAAAACAATATATGGATCCGTTGCAATTGGGATGGAAAGTGGGAAAAAACGTTTATGTTGGCCCGCCGAAATCAGGGGAAGAAAAAAGGAACAGTTCATTGAATATTATGATTTGTTAAATGACCTCAACGAGGTGGAGGGAATTCCATTTCTCGGTTTTTTTATCCATCGAAGCATAGTGCGCAAAATCGGTTTACCGAATCCAGACTTCTTCATCTATGGTGATGACAAGGAGTACTGTGAAAGGGCAAAAAAAAATGGTGTGAAACTCATCATCGTTAAAAACAGTGTAATTTACCATCCACTCCCAGATGATGATATTACTTTTCGCTTTATGCATATCAAAATTATCTACCGAAGCCTGCCATCCTGGAAAATCTATTACAATGTCCGCAATAAAATATTCATAGGTAAAAAATATTATGGCCGACGCCTCTGGTTGCAAACGATCCCCGGCATATTATTTCGAGCTTTCGTTAGTCTTATTAAAGAAAAAAAAGGCCTCTCCCTTTTACATGTTTATATGATTGCTTTTATTGACGGCTTTTCTGACTTACCCGAAAAAACTTTCTGCGACATCAGAAAAATGGATAATAGATCAAGATGA